A genomic region of Rheinheimera sp. MMS21-TC3 contains the following coding sequences:
- the rpmA gene encoding 50S ribosomal protein L27, which translates to MASKKGVGSTRNGRDSEAKRLGVKRFGGESVLAGSIIVRQRGTKFHAGSNVGIGKDHTLFALTEGKVKFEVKGEHNRRFVSIVSE; encoded by the coding sequence ATGGCAAGTAAGAAAGGTGTAGGTAGCACTCGTAACGGTCGCGATTCAGAAGCTAAACGCTTAGGTGTTAAGCGTTTTGGTGGTGAGTCGGTTTTAGCTGGTAGCATCATTGTGCGTCAACGCGGAACTAAGTTCCACGCTGGTTCTAATGTTGGTATTGGTAAAGATCACACTTTGTTCGCTTTAACTGAAGGTAAAGTGAAGTTTGAAGTGAAAGGCGAGCACAATCGTAGATTCGTCAGCATTGTAAGCGAATAA
- the mdh gene encoding malate dehydrogenase: MKVAVLGAAGGIGQALSLLLKLDLPAGTDLALYDLAPVTPGVAVDLSHIPTAVTVTGYGKEDLNPALKDADIVMIPAGMPRKPGMDRSDLFNINAGVVKTLAEAIVEQCPKALVGIITNPVNTTVAIAADVFKKAGTYDPRRLFGVTTLDVIRAETFIGQLKGKNPTEVQVPVIGGHSGTTILPLLSQVAGVSFTDEEVSSLTHRIQNAGTEVVEAKAGGGSATLSMGQAAARFCLSLMKGLQGEEVTEYAYVEGEGEHARFFAQPLVLGKNGVEKLLPIGELSAFEQKAMNDMLPTLQGDITLGEDFVKNN, encoded by the coding sequence ATGAAAGTTGCCGTATTAGGTGCCGCCGGCGGTATAGGTCAGGCATTATCTTTGCTATTAAAATTAGACTTACCAGCCGGTACAGATTTGGCATTGTATGATCTGGCTCCAGTTACACCTGGTGTGGCGGTAGATTTAAGCCACATCCCAACAGCTGTAACTGTAACAGGCTATGGTAAAGAAGATTTAAATCCTGCATTAAAAGATGCCGATATTGTAATGATCCCTGCTGGTATGCCTCGTAAGCCAGGTATGGACCGTTCAGATTTATTTAATATCAATGCGGGTGTTGTTAAAACCTTAGCTGAAGCCATTGTAGAACAGTGTCCAAAAGCATTAGTCGGTATTATTACTAACCCAGTAAATACAACTGTTGCTATTGCTGCTGATGTATTTAAAAAAGCAGGTACTTACGATCCACGTCGTTTATTTGGCGTAACAACGCTTGACGTTATTCGTGCCGAAACCTTTATTGGCCAATTAAAAGGTAAAAATCCAACTGAAGTACAGGTGCCAGTAATTGGTGGCCATAGTGGCACTACTATTCTGCCTCTTTTATCTCAAGTTGCAGGTGTAAGCTTCACTGATGAAGAAGTGAGTTCATTAACTCACCGTATTCAAAATGCTGGTACTGAAGTTGTTGAAGCTAAAGCCGGTGGTGGCTCAGCTACTTTATCTATGGGCCAAGCAGCTGCGCGTTTTTGCTTATCATTAATGAAAGGCTTACAAGGCGAAGAAGTTACAGAATACGCTTATGTTGAAGGTGAAGGTGAGCATGCTCGTTTCTTTGCTCAGCCATTAGTGTTAGGTAAAAATGGTGTAGAAAAACTATTACCTATCGGTGAGTTAAGTGCCTTTGAACAAAAAGCGATGAACGATATGTTACCTACATTACAAGGTGATATTACGCTTGGCGAAGACTTTGTAAAAAACAACTAA
- the folA gene encoding type 3 dihydrofolate reductase: MKISMVAAMANNRVIGLNNEMPWHLPIDLQHFKKVTMGKPVIMGRKTFESIGRLLPNRRNIVISRQAPAETKGAEWVGSLEQAFTLTAAADEVMVIGGGQIYQQCLPLAERLYLTEIDLTVDGDAYFPDYLAAGNWSLVAEHQHNADAANPFSCRFITLERQ, translated from the coding sequence ATGAAGATATCTATGGTAGCGGCGATGGCCAATAATCGTGTTATTGGTCTAAATAACGAAATGCCCTGGCATTTACCTATTGATTTACAACACTTTAAAAAAGTGACTATGGGAAAGCCCGTTATAATGGGCCGCAAAACATTTGAGTCTATCGGCAGGCTGTTACCAAACCGTCGCAATATTGTTATTAGTAGGCAAGCTCCAGCTGAAACTAAAGGTGCTGAATGGGTGGGCTCGTTAGAACAAGCTTTTACTTTGACAGCAGCTGCTGATGAGGTGATGGTTATTGGTGGTGGACAAATTTATCAACAATGTTTACCGCTTGCTGAACGGTTATATTTAACTGAAATTGATTTAACCGTTGATGGTGATGCTTACTTTCCAGATTATTTGGCTGCTGGAAATTGGTCGTTAGTTGCAGAGCATCAGCATAATGCTGATGCAGCTAATCCATTTTCATGTCGCTTTATTACTTTGGAACGCCAATAA
- the cgtA gene encoding Obg family GTPase CgtA codes for MKFVDEAIIRVEAGNGGNGIISFLREKFISKGGPNGGDGGDGGDVYIQADENLNTLVDYQFEKFHRAESGEKGGSTNCTGKRGADLTLKVPVGTRAVDVDTDEIIGDLTKHGQKLRVAKGGWHGLGNTRFASSTNRAPRKKTNGTPGEIRNLRLELLLLADVGLLGLPNAGKSTLIRAISAAKPKVADYPFTTLVPNLGVVRVESHRSFVVADIPGLIEGAADGAGLGIQFLKHLERCRLLLHIIDVLPADGSDPAENAITIIKELEKYSTKLAKKPRWLVFNKLDLVLDEELDEIVEKVVTALDWQGPICKIAAASRTNTLRLVSDIYNYIEEMPVEEQADKMADPESFKWDDEDSEQQAHFNQANDEDDDDDFDEDDYDVEVIYQR; via the coding sequence ATGAAATTTGTAGATGAAGCTATAATCCGTGTCGAAGCCGGTAATGGCGGTAACGGTATTATCAGTTTTTTACGTGAAAAGTTTATTTCAAAGGGTGGCCCCAATGGTGGCGACGGCGGCGATGGTGGTGATGTTTACATCCAAGCAGATGAAAATCTAAATACTTTAGTCGATTATCAATTTGAAAAGTTTCATCGCGCAGAAAGCGGTGAAAAAGGCGGAAGTACCAATTGTACTGGTAAGCGGGGTGCTGATTTAACCTTAAAAGTGCCCGTAGGGACTCGTGCGGTCGATGTTGATACTGATGAGATTATAGGTGATTTAACTAAGCACGGCCAAAAACTTCGCGTGGCTAAAGGTGGTTGGCATGGTTTAGGTAATACTCGTTTTGCTAGCAGTACTAATCGTGCACCACGTAAAAAAACTAATGGTACCCCAGGTGAAATCCGTAATTTACGTTTAGAGTTGCTATTGCTAGCAGACGTAGGTTTGCTCGGCTTACCGAATGCTGGTAAGTCTACATTAATTCGCGCTATATCAGCTGCTAAGCCAAAAGTGGCTGACTATCCTTTTACTACTTTAGTGCCTAACTTAGGTGTTGTTAGAGTTGAGTCTCATCGTTCTTTTGTTGTTGCTGACATTCCGGGGTTAATTGAAGGTGCTGCAGATGGCGCAGGCTTAGGTATTCAATTTTTAAAGCATTTAGAGCGATGCCGTTTATTGCTGCATATTATTGATGTGCTGCCTGCGGATGGTTCAGATCCAGCAGAAAATGCTATTACAATAATCAAAGAACTTGAAAAGTACAGTACTAAGCTAGCAAAAAAGCCTCGCTGGTTAGTTTTTAATAAGTTAGATTTAGTGCTCGATGAAGAGTTAGATGAAATTGTAGAGAAGGTCGTTACTGCTTTAGATTGGCAAGGGCCTATTTGTAAAATAGCTGCAGCTAGTCGGACTAATACACTGCGCTTAGTATCGGATATTTATAATTATATTGAAGAAATGCCAGTGGAAGAACAAGCAGATAAAATGGCAGATCCTGAAAGCTTTAAATGGGATGATGAAGATTCAGAGCAACAAGCTCATTTTAATCAAGCTAATGATGAAGATGATGACGATGATTTTGATGAAGATGATTACGATGTTGAAGTTATTTATCAGCGTTAA
- the ispB gene encoding octaprenyl diphosphate synthase — protein MSLQQIQQLTATDMAAVNRHIFSQLNSDVALINQLGIYIVNSGGKRLRPLLAVLAARALGYQGEKHLSIAAIIEFIHTSTLLHDDVVDESTLRRGKQTANALFGNQASVLVGDFLYSRSFQMMVEINNMRVMHILADATNIIAEGEVLQLMNINDPDTTEQSYMQVIYCKTAKLFEAATQLAAVIAEQPEHIELSMQRYGMHLGTAFQLIDDVLDYQADAAELGKNLGDDLAEGKPTLPLIYALQHGTAEQQSLIKAAITEGNGLTHFTEIMTALNETKAFEYTRKVAEQEALKAQQALADIPDSEYKTALLALADIAVSRNH, from the coding sequence ATGTCACTTCAACAGATCCAGCAACTTACTGCCACTGATATGGCAGCAGTGAATCGGCATATCTTTTCACAATTAAATTCCGACGTTGCGTTAATTAATCAATTAGGCATTTATATTGTTAATAGTGGTGGCAAAAGATTGCGGCCACTTTTAGCAGTATTAGCCGCGCGAGCATTAGGCTACCAAGGAGAGAAACATCTCTCTATTGCGGCTATTATTGAATTTATTCATACCTCAACACTGTTACATGATGATGTTGTTGATGAATCGACTTTGCGCCGGGGCAAGCAAACCGCTAATGCCTTGTTTGGTAATCAAGCCAGTGTTTTGGTCGGTGACTTTTTATATAGTCGCTCATTCCAGATGATGGTAGAAATTAATAATATGCGTGTCATGCATATATTAGCTGATGCCACTAACATTATTGCTGAAGGCGAAGTGTTACAGTTAATGAATATTAACGATCCAGACACGACCGAGCAAAGCTATATGCAGGTTATATACTGTAAAACAGCCAAACTATTTGAAGCTGCAACCCAATTGGCTGCGGTTATAGCCGAGCAACCTGAGCATATTGAACTTAGCATGCAACGTTACGGCATGCACTTAGGCACCGCATTTCAGCTTATTGATGATGTTTTAGATTACCAAGCGGACGCTGCTGAACTAGGTAAAAACCTTGGCGATGACTTAGCTGAAGGCAAGCCAACTTTACCTTTAATCTATGCTTTACAACACGGCACAGCTGAGCAGCAAAGCTTAATTAAAGCGGCTATCACTGAAGGTAACGGTTTAACCCACTTTACTGAAATAATGACAGCCTTAAACGAAACTAAAGCCTTTGAATACACCAGAAAAGTAGCAGAGCAAGAAGCACTAAAAGCGCAACAAGCCCTTGCTGATATTCCTGACTCTGAATATAAAACAGCTTTACTGGCTTTAGCTGATATAGCGGTATCACGTAACCATTAG
- the argR gene encoding transcriptional regulator ArgR: MTKQAQQEALIRAFKAILKTEGYGSQSEIVEALKNDGFDNISQSKISRMLSKYGAVRIRNAKQEMVYTLPAELSVPTTQSPLRQLVLEIEHNDVMIIVRTSPGAAQLIARLLDSIGKAEGVLGTIAGDDTIFIAPQSVKNINFTLKNITELFEKV, encoded by the coding sequence ATGACCAAGCAAGCCCAACAGGAAGCTTTAATTCGAGCATTTAAAGCTATACTTAAAACTGAAGGTTATGGCTCACAAAGCGAGATTGTTGAAGCCTTAAAAAATGATGGCTTCGATAATATTAGTCAATCTAAAATTTCCCGTATGCTTAGCAAGTATGGTGCAGTACGTATTCGCAATGCCAAACAAGAAATGGTTTATACCTTGCCTGCAGAATTAAGTGTTCCTACAACTCAAAGCCCTCTAAGGCAGTTAGTGTTAGAGATTGAACATAATGATGTGATGATTATTGTTCGCACTAGCCCAGGTGCTGCACAGTTAATAGCTCGTTTACTTGACTCTATTGGCAAGGCTGAAGGCGTATTAGGGACTATTGCCGGTGATGATACTATTTTTATTGCACCACAAAGCGTGAAAAACATTAATTTCACCTTAAAAAACATCACCGAATTATTTGAGAAAGTTTAA
- the rplU gene encoding 50S ribosomal protein L21 — protein MYAVFQSGGKQHRVTEGQTLRLEKLDLETGATIEFTPLMIANGEEINIGAPLLEGSKVVAEVVNHGRGDKIKIVKFRRRKHSRNQMGHRQWFTEVKITSISA, from the coding sequence ATGTACGCGGTTTTCCAAAGTGGCGGTAAACAGCACCGTGTGACGGAAGGTCAAACTCTACGTCTAGAAAAACTAGACTTAGAAACCGGCGCAACAATCGAATTTACACCTTTGATGATCGCCAATGGCGAAGAAATCAACATCGGTGCACCTTTATTAGAAGGTAGTAAAGTGGTAGCGGAAGTGGTCAATCATGGCCGTGGCGATAAAATTAAAATCGTTAAATTCCGCCGTCGTAAGCATTCACGTAATCAGATGGGCCATCGTCAGTGGTTCACTGAAGTGAAAATCACCAGCATCAGCGCGTAA
- a CDS encoding DUF3718 domain-containing protein, protein MKILPALFCSTLVGFVAFTSPVALANEQLVASMCDYVAANDKNRLRKVLSDRRLRLRSVYSGVYCNGNSLIRFAFINKADDVGEFMVKQLPASDVADSGDIAWAEANGYSGSPLFEVLKQRAE, encoded by the coding sequence ATGAAAATATTACCCGCTTTATTTTGCAGTACACTAGTAGGGTTTGTGGCTTTCACTTCGCCTGTAGCCTTAGCTAATGAGCAATTAGTAGCGTCAATGTGTGATTATGTTGCTGCAAATGATAAAAATAGATTACGTAAGGTGTTAAGTGATCGTCGCTTAAGGCTGCGTAGTGTTTACTCAGGTGTTTATTGTAATGGTAATAGCCTGATCCGTTTTGCTTTTATTAACAAAGCTGATGATGTAGGTGAGTTTATGGTGAAACAATTACCAGCCTCAGATGTTGCAGATTCGGGTGATATTGCTTGGGCAGAAGCAAATGGCTATTCTGGCTCGCCATTATTTGAAGTATTAAAACAAAGAGCTGAGTAA